AACGAGCGGCTGGACTCGTTCGCGTCGGTCGTCTCACACGACCTCCGGAACCCCCTCGCGGTCATCGACGGGTACGCCGACCTCGCGCGCGACACCGGCGACCCCGCGCACATCGACGTGATCCAGGACACGGCCGCACAGATGCAGGAGTTCCTCGAAGAGCTGCTCCAGCTCTCCCAGCGCGGCGACACGGTGACCGACCTCCAGCCGGTGTCGCTCACGGCCGTCGCCGAGGACGTCGGCGACGCCATCGCGGACCCGGACCTGACGGTCGCGGTCGCCAACGACGTGCGGCTGACGGCCGACCGAGCGCGGCTCAGACAGGTGCTCGACAACCTGTGTCGCAACGCCTGTGACCACGTCGACGGCGCGGTCTCGCTGACGATCGGCCCCTGTGCGGACGGCTTCTACGTCGAGGACGACGGCCCCGGCATCTCGCCGGCGGACCGCGATCAGGTGTTCGACGTCGGCTACACCACCCGAGAGGAGGGGACGGGGCTCGGCCTCTCCATCGTCCGCGACATCGTGGAGGCGCACGGCTGGTCCATCGCCGTCGCCGAGGGGACGGGCGACGGGGCGCGGTTCGAGGTCACGGGCGTCGAGACGCGAGACGTCGCCGAACCGGGCGCGGACGTCGAGACCGAGCTGGACATCTGCTCGGTGCCGGTCGACCAGCAGGCGACGGACTGAGGGCCCGCGCCGAGCGAGTGGGGGCCGACCCCGACGCGGTCGCTCCGTCGTGTCGTCTCAGATCAGCTCGCGGACGATGTCCGCGGCGTCGGCCGCGGTCGGGGCGAGCACGTAGGCGATCGGTTCGACGCCGACGGCGCCCGTCTGGTACAGGACGAGGGTGTCCCCGCCCGTCTCCTCGGCGCTCTCGACCGCCGCCGCGACCGCCTCGCGCGTCGAGCGCTCGGGGTCGAACGCGACCGTCGGGTGGTCGGCGGCGAGCGCCTCGACGGTTTCGGGCGCGTACCGGACGTTCACCGCACCGCGGGCGGACGCCCCGGCCTCGCGGGCGGCGAGGAGGACGCTCGCGACGTGCTCGCTCACGCCGAACTCGGGCTCGCCGGGCACCATCGCCCGCCCTTTCACGTCGACGAGGCGACCGGGGACGGCCGCCACGTCGTCTATCGTCCGTGCGTCGTCGAGACACTCCGCGACGTTCGCCCCGACGTTCGGGATGAGCCCGGCGAAGCCGGAGGCGTTCGTGAGCGTCCGGAGTCCGCGCCGGACCGACGAGCGGACCCGCTCGCGCTCGCGGAGGCCGCTGTCCGGGTCGTGGACGGCGAACTCCACGTCGGCGTCGGCGAGCGCGGGCATCGCCTCCTCGTGGAGGTCCGCGAGGAGGTCGCCCTCTTCGAGCCGCCGGATCAGCACCTCTATCTCGACGAGCGCGGCGACCGGCGTCAGCTCCTCCGTCGCGAGCCCCTCGCCCACGCGCTCGACGAGCTCGCGGACGCGCTCGTCGGCGACGATCCGGTCGTGGCGAGCCACGTCGCCGTGCGCGTACTTCGAGACGGCCGACTGAGAGATGCCGAGCGCCTCGGCGACCTCGTGTTGGGTGAAGCCGCGCTCGCGGAGGTCCTCGGCCAGCATCGAGCGCACCGTCGGGAGGAACTCGTCGACGACGACCTCCTCGATGAACCTCATCGCTCGTCCTCGGCGGGCGACGACCGCTCGAACTCCGGATCGGCGCCGATCCGAGAGGCCTGCGGGCCGTCTTGGTCTTGGTACTTCGAGCCGCGCTCGACGCCGTAGGGGCGATCGGCGGGCGATTTGAGTTCCGTGAAGATGAGCTGTGAGACGCGCATGCCGGGCGTGAGCGCGACGGGGGCGGTGCCGAGATTCGACAGTTCCAGCGTGATCTGGCCGTGGTACCCCGGATCGACGATGCCGGCCGTGGCGTGGATGACGATGGCGAGCCGGCCGAGCGAGGACCGGCCCTGCACGGTCGCGAGCAGGTCCGGCGGAATCTCGACGCGCTCCGTCGTGGTGCCGAGAACGAAGTCGCCGGGGTGGAGGATGAACTCCTCGCCCTCGGGGACGCGCGTCTCCGTGACGTACTCGCCGACCTCGTCGGCCTCGGTCGGGTGGATACACGGGATGTTCGTGCGCTGAAACTCCAAGAAGCGCTCGCCGAGCCGCAGGTCGACGCTCGCGGGCTGGACCTGCTGGTCGATATCGTCGAGCGGTTCGACCACCAGGTCCCCCTCCGCGAGGCGGTTGAGGATATCTGCATCCGACAGGATCATGTCGGGAGAGGCGGTCCCGACCGGGATAAAAACTCCCAACTCCGCGGGCGCGGTTCACACCGCCGCGAGCAGGAGTCCGAACGCGCCGAATATCCCGCCGACGACGCCGGCGACCCCGCGGTCGAGGTCGTGATACGCCTCCAGCCCGCCGACGACAACGACCCACTGTATCGCGATAACGACGGCCGACGCGAGCAGCAGCGGCCCCCGTGTCGCCGAGATTGCGGCGATGAGCTCGTCTGTGACGGCGCCGATCGTGGCCCCGCCGACCGTCGTCGTCGAAAGCGCGTACCAGACCACGGCGACCCCGGCGGCCAGCCGGACCACCTCGACGGCGATGGCCCACGCCGCGATGGCGAACGAGTCCCGGAGGGATCCGGTTCCGCCCGCGAGCCGCGTCCCGCCGTGGAGGACGAGCGCGAAGAGCGCCCACCAAATCGGGACCCCTAACAGTCCGTATCCGACGTACTCGCCGGTCGTGCGCTGGAGCTCTGTGCCCACGTCGATGTCGACCATCGCGGGCTGGTCACACCGGTCGGCGAACACCGACTCGTCGTCGTCGCCGAACGTCTCGCAGGTCGCCTCGGAGGGTCGCTCCGGGTTCTCGACGCTTACCTCGCGGTCTATGGTCGCGTCGAAGACGGACCCGAGGGCGACGATCCCGAACGCGGACGCGAACGTGACGAGGACGACGACGCCGAGGGTGAGCGCCTGCCGGCCCGAGTCGAGCCGGTCGAAACCGGCGCGCGAGCGGTCGAGGAGTCCGGCGACCGCGCTAGCGAACGCGGCAAGTGGGGAGGGCATGGCCGACCGTTCGCCACAACGGACAAATAGTTTACCACTCTCGCTCTCACTTATTAGTAGCGTCCGCCCGAACGGCTACCAAATGAGCCGAAACGACGAGGTCGCCGCCCGCTTGGAGGAGTTCGCCGACCGGCTCGAAGCGACGGGCGTCGAGTACAAGCCGACGGCCTACCGCCGCGCCGCCGAGAACGTCCGCGAACACACCGCGCCGGTCGAGGACCTCGCGGCCGACGGCGAGGCCGCGGTCGCCGAGATCGACCGCGTCGGCGACGCCATCGCCGCGAAGATAGTCGAGTACGTCGAGACCGGCGAAATCGAGGAGCTCGAATCGCTGCGCGAGGAGCTCCCCGTCGACATCGGCGCGCTGACCGCGGTCGAGGGCGTCGGCCCGAAGACGGTCGGGAGCCTCTACGAGGCGCTGGAGATAACCACCCTCGACGAACTGGAGGCGGCCGCGGAGGCGGAAGAGATTCAGACTGTCTCCGGGTTCGGCGCAAAAACAGAAACGAACATCTTGGAGAACATCCCGTTCGCGCGCGAGGCCCGGAAGCGAACCCGCCTCGGCGACGCCCGGCCCGTCGCCGACGCCGCGCTGTCGCACCTCGACGCGGTCGACGCGGTCGCGTCGGTCGAGGTGTGCGGCTCGATCCGCCGGTGGAAGGCGACCATCGGCGACATCGACATCCTCGTCGCCAGCGAGGCGCGCGAGCCCATCGTCGAGGCGTTCACCGACTGGCCCGAGGCGGACGCGACGATAGAGGCGGGCACCGGTAAGGCGAGCGTCCGCGCGAACGGCACCCGCGTCGACCTCCGGATCGTCGACCCCGACGAGTTCGGCGCTGCGCTCCAGTACTTCACGGGATCGCGCGCGCACAACGTCGCGGTCCGCAACCGGGCCATCGACCGCGGGTTGAAGCTCAACGAGTACGGGCTCTTCGACGTGAGCGAGGTCGACGAGGCGGCCGCCGAACCCGACGCGGCCGACGCCGACAGCCGGCGCGTGGGCGAGCGCGTCGCCGGTGCGACCGAGGACGGCGTCTACGAGGCGCTCGACATGGCGCCCGTCCCGCCCGAGCTGCGCGAAGACACCGGGGAGGTCGCGGCGGCCGCGGCCGGCGACCTGCCGGATCTCGTCGAGATGAGCGATCTCCACGGCGATCTGCACACCCACACCGACTGGTCCGACGGCGGGTTCTCGATCGCGGAGATGATCGAGGCGGCCGCGGCGCGCGGCGACGACCTGTACGCGATCACCGACCACGCCGCGGGGCCGGGCGTCGTCGCGAACACCGGCCTCGACGAGGCCGAAATCGCCGACCAGGCCGAGGCGGTCGCGGCGGCGGCCCGCCAGATCGACGGGGCAGTCGCGTTCGGCGACGTACAGGACGCGGGCGAGCCGGCCGACGCGGCCGACGCCGACCTCGTCGTGTGCCACGGGATCGAGGCCAACATCGACGCCGAGGGCGCGGTCACCACCGACGACGAGACGCTCGCCGCCCTCGACGTCGTCGTCGCGTCGCCGCACTCCGCGCTCGGACAGGACTCGGCGGCCGCCACCGAGCGACTGATCCGGGCGGTCGAACACCCGCACGTCGACGTGCTCGGCCACCCGACGGGCCGGCTCATCAACAGCCGCCCCGGTCTCGACCCGGACGTGACGGCGGTGGTCGAGGCGGCCGCGGCCGCCGGCACGGCCATCGAGGTGAACGCGAACCCCGCCCGGCTCGACGCCGACGGCGACGCGGTCCGCGCCGCCGTCGACGCGGGCGCGAGTATCGCGATAAACACCGACGCACACGCGCCCCGCGAACTCGGATACGCCCGCTACGGGGTCCACACCGCCCGGCGCGGCTGGGCCGAGGTCGCCGACGTGCTCAACGCGCGCTCGGTCGCCGACCTCGCCGCGTTCCTCCGCGAGTGATGCCGCCGAACGACGACGGCGTCGACGCCCGCGGCGACGAGCTCGTCGACGAGAGCGCACGGCCCGAGAGCGCGCGCGACGCGGCCGCCCCCGACCCGCCGCGCGTCCTCGTGGACGTGATGTGCGGGTCGCTCGCGACGCACCTCCGGATGTGCGGGTACGACGCGGCGTACGCGCTCGACCGGGGAATCGAGGCCGACGACCGGCTCCTCGCGCTCGCGGCCGACGAGGGGCGGCTCCTGCTCACGCGCGACCGCGAGCTCGCGAGCCGGGCCGACGGCGACGGTTCCGGCGCGGTCCTCCTCACCGAGCGCGACGTGCTCGACCAGCTTCGCGAGGTCGCGGCGGCGGGACTGCCGGTCGAACTCGCCGCGACGCCGACGCGCTGCGGCGACTGTAACGGGCCGGTCGAGCGCGTCGGCGAGGGCGGGGTCGCCGTGCCACCGGGCGCCCGACCCGACTACGTGCCCGACGACGTTGGCGCGGCGCCCGCGAGCGACGGCGACGCCGAGCCCCGACCCGCGTGGCGCTGTCGCGACTGCGGACGCTGGTTCTGGAAGGGCGGCCACTGGGAGTCGGTGGCGGCGCGGCTCGATGACCTGTGACCGGTCTTCGACCCCCGACCCGCACCCGCCGAGCGTAATCGGTTTGGCCGGGACGCTCCTACGAGCCGGTAATGAACCGCGAGCAGGCCGTCGACCGGCTGGAAACCCTCGTCGACCGCGTCGAGACCGAGCCGATGCCGGTCCCCGTCCGCGAGGTGTGGGCGTTCGGCGACGTGGCGCTCGGGCTCGACCCCGTCGACCGCCTCGACGTGTACCTCACGAAGGACGTGATCATGGGCGGCGACGCCGACGCGGCCGCCGACTTCGCCGCCGAGTACGGCGTGAAGGGGGTCGGCACCTCCGTCCGCGCCGAGTGGGCGAACGCGCACCCGGACCGCGTGCGAGCGAGCGACAACGGGTACGCCGCGCCCGAGCAGTGTCTCGCCGCCGAACTGGTCGCCGCCGACGAGCCGATCCACCTCGAAGTGTGTAACGCGAGCTTCGAGGACAACGTGCGCCAGCGCTTAAAAGGGGCGCTGGCCCGCGACGCCTACGAGGAGGTGCTCGACCCGCGCGGCGTCTGTCTGTGGGTCGACGGCACCCGCGACACGGAGGCGTTCGACCGCCTCCGCGACGCCTCGCTCGCGATGCCGACGCTGGCCGCCGCGCTCGGGATGCTCGGCGCCGACGAGAACGTGGCAAACGAGGCCGCCGACGTGCTCAAACGACAGCGCGCCGAACAGGAGGGGCCGTCCGTCCGCGGCGACATGGTGTAGGCGTCTGCCGGGCTCTCGGCTGTGCCTCGCTATTCGTTGCGGTCGTGTCGGACCGTTCGGAAAAATACGGAAAAAACGTCCCTCGGTCATCGAAGACCCTGAGGGCGGCGTCACCTGAATTACTTCGCGCTGGGCTTCGTCTCTTCAGGCGGCGACTGGCCGCCCAGGCGTTCCTTGTACGTATTCATGCCGATGGCAGCGTTGAGCGGGCATTTCTGCGTCGTGGCGGTGGCTGTGAATACCGCCCCGACCACGACTGCCGCTCCGGCGAGGACGAGGCCGAGGGTCCCTGCTGACAACGTGACGAATCCGCCAAACGCGGCGATGCCCACGAGAATCAGTATCGGACCGAGTACGAACCGTACGCTCCTGTCGTATCCGCCTACATTTTTTTGCATGATTGTTCAGCTCCTACCTTTCATATACGTTCGCTGAGGTATTAACCGTATCTTAAAAACCACCAGTCCATGCGTTTCCGCTGGTGTGCCACGCAGAATCGATCCAGATCGATTGGTCCAAATCGATTTCGGTGTCCCTGCCACGGCGGATCCTTTCGTCAGGCCTCGGTCTCGACCCGACCCACGGTCACGTCGAACGGAACGCGCTCGACGCGCTCGTACGACTCGTCGTCGATGGCCGCGACCACGTCGCGACCCATCGCGCGCCAGCGCCGGCGCAGGTCGTCGTACGCGCTCTCGGAGGTCGCCGCGATGAGTTCCTCACGATTGTCGGCGAGCCCCGCCCCAGAGGCTTTCCGCGCCGCGGCGGTCAGCGCCGGCTCCGCGTACGGCGCCGCGACGCGCTTCTCGTGGACGTACCGCCGCGTCTGTATCCCTTTGAGCCCCGCCGCCGCGAACGCCTCGCGGACCCGGTCGCCGAGCGCCACGTCGGTGTCGACCCCCTCTAGGTACGCCGCCCGCGCTTCCCGCTCTAAGCGCTCCTCGGCGTCGACGGTCGAGGTCACCGTCACGTCGGCGTTGTCGGGTTCGACCGCGGCGACCAATCCCGACGAAACCCGCGCGAACTCCCGGACCGCGGCGGTCGGGTCGGGGAGATTGATAAGGAGGGCCTGACACACCGCGAGGTCGACGGCGTCGTCCGGGACGGGGAGCCGCGTCGCGTCGCCGACGGCGTACGGGAGCCCGGTCTCCTCGCGGGCGACGCCGAGCAGCGTCGGGTCGGCGTCGACGCCGACCACGGTCGCGTCCGGCGGCGTCTCCGCGTCGATGACGCGGGTCAACTCGCCGGTGCCGCAGCCGGCGTCGAGGACGCGGCGGCGGTCCGCCAACTCCAGGCCGTCGAGCGCCTCCCGGTCGTCGTTCCACATCCCGCGGCGGGTGTGTTCGAGGTACTCCGCGGAGAAGCGTCGCACGCCACCGGGTTCGACACAGGCGCGAATAAACGTGCGGGACTCGGACCGACCGGACTCAGAGTTCGTCGTCGCCGTCGTCCTCGTCGTCGCCCTCGCCGTCGCCGCCGAACCCGGCAACGTCCGCGAGGAGTGCCGCCGAGACGCCGGCGCAGTAGCCGACGAACGCCCCGCTCAGCCCGATGAGCGCGAACGACCACGTCACCCCGGCGAGCGGATCGCCGCCGCTGCCGACGCCGGGGACGCCGAAGACGGACCCGACCGCGACGAGCGCGGCGAACACGCCGGCGGGCACGACGCCCACCGTCAGACACGCCGGGCCGCCACACCGCGCGTACGCGCCGGCCGCCGCGACGGGAGCCGGGGCGTAAAACACCAAGAGCGGGACGAGCCGGTCGGTCAGCGCCGCCGCGGACTGGACGTCCGCGAGGTCGGCGACGATGGCGACCACGAGCGACAGCGCCACGACGCCGGCGAACCCGCCGACCATCGTGAGCGCCAACCGGCGCCGTTGGCCGATGAGTAGCGCCTCCGTGGTGGTCATGTTCGTGGATCGGACGCCGACGTATATAAAAGCGCGTCGGACGCTGGGCCGCTCCGTCGGGCGCCCGTCAGTCACGCGTCAGTCGGCGCGAAGTTCCCGGACGCGGTCGATGTTCCACGCGAAACTCTTCCCGTCCTCGGTGGGCGTCTCCAGCGCGAGCGGCACGTCCGCGAGCGCCGGGTGGTTGAGGAACCGCTCCATCCCCGCCTCGCCGATGTGGCCCTCGCCAATGTGGGCGTGCTCGTCTTTGTGGGTGCCGCAGGCGTGTTTCGAGTCGTTGAGGTGGACGTACGCCAAGTGTTCTAACCCCACCACGTCGTCGAACTCCGCGAGCGTCTCGTCGACCGCCTCGGGCGTCGAGAGGTCGTAGCCGGCCGCGAAGGCGTGTGCGGTGTCGACGCAGACGTCGATGTCGGTCTCCGTGCGGTCGATGATCCCCGCGAGGTGTTCGAACTCGCCGCCGAGTTTCGTCCCCGCGCCCGCGTCGCTCTCGATCAGGATCGTGACGCCCTCCGGCACGTCGATGTCGTCTATCACCGAGGCGGCGTTGTCGAGGCCGCCCTCGACGCCCGCGCCGGTGTGGGCGCCGAGGTGGACGTTGACGTAGGGGATGTCGAGCTTCGCGGCCGCGTCGACCTCCTTTTGCATCGAGTCGAGCGACTTCTCGCGGAGCCCGTCTTTCGGCGTACAGAGGTTCACGAGGTAGGAGGTGTGGATCACCCACGGCCCGTCGAGGTCGCGCTCGGTCCCCTCACGGAACCTTTCGGCCTCCTCGTCGCCGATGTTCGGGTCCTGCCACACCTGCGGCGAGTGGGTGAATATCTGTCCGCAGTTGCCGCCGACCTCGACCTGGTTCTCGACCGCGTTGTCTACGCCGCCCGCGATGGAGACGTGCGCGCCGACCTTGAGACTCATAGCCGATTCACGCGAGCGTCGGAAAAAGCCCCTTCGGAACCGCCCGGTTATCGCCGGAACGTGCACGCGCCGAGCCGAACCGCGCGCCGGCGTCAGTCGCTCGCTCCGGGACGGGTCCGGACCCACTCGTCGGCTCGGTACTTCGTCTCGACGAGCTCTTCGGCTCGGGCCAGTTCCGCCTCGGTCCACGACCCGTCGCGGTCGAGGTCGGTCGCCTCGCCGTCCCCGACCACCCACGCGGCGAGCGCGGCCTCCAGCGCGGCCACCGCGTCTGCCCGGTCGACGGCGGCCAGTTCGTCGATGCCGACCACCCGGTCGCGGAACGCGGCGGGCGTCACGGGCGGGTCCGCGAACGTCCCGAGGTGTCGCTCTGGCGTCACTGAAAAGGAGAGCGACCCGTGCTGGATCACCGCGTCTCGCTTCCGGTACTGGGCGTTGCCGGCGATCTTCCGGCGGGCGTCGGGTTCGCCGGCGTCGCCCGCCACCACGTCGTGTGCCGGGTGGAGTTCCCGCAGGTAGCAGGCCGGGTGGTACAGCTCCGGAACCGCGGTGTCGACGTAGTCGGCGTCGACGCCGAGGCGCTCGAACGCGTCCAGAACC
This genomic window from Halorubrum sp. PV6 contains:
- a CDS encoding thiamine-phosphate synthase family protein — protein: MRFIEEVVVDEFLPTVRSMLAEDLRERGFTQHEVAEALGISQSAVSKYAHGDVARHDRIVADERVRELVERVGEGLATEELTPVAALVEIEVLIRRLEEGDLLADLHEEAMPALADADVEFAVHDPDSGLRERERVRSSVRRGLRTLTNASGFAGLIPNVGANVAECLDDARTIDDVAAVPGRLVDVKGRAMVPGEPEFGVSEHVASVLLAAREAGASARGAVNVRYAPETVEALAADHPTVAFDPERSTREAVAAAVESAEETGGDTLVLYQTGAVGVEPIAYVLAPTAADAADIVRELI
- the dcd gene encoding dCTP deaminase — encoded protein: MILSDADILNRLAEGDLVVEPLDDIDQQVQPASVDLRLGERFLEFQRTNIPCIHPTEADEVGEYVTETRVPEGEEFILHPGDFVLGTTTERVEIPPDLLATVQGRSSLGRLAIVIHATAGIVDPGYHGQITLELSNLGTAPVALTPGMRVSQLIFTELKSPADRPYGVERGSKYQDQDGPQASRIGADPEFERSSPAEDER
- a CDS encoding YIP1 family protein, whose amino-acid sequence is MPSPLAAFASAVAGLLDRSRAGFDRLDSGRQALTLGVVVLVTFASAFGIVALGSVFDATIDREVSVENPERPSEATCETFGDDDESVFADRCDQPAMVDIDVGTELQRTTGEYVGYGLLGVPIWWALFALVLHGGTRLAGGTGSLRDSFAIAAWAIAVEVVRLAAGVAVVWYALSTTTVGGATIGAVTDELIAAISATRGPLLLASAVVIAIQWVVVVGGLEAYHDLDRGVAGVVGGIFGAFGLLLAAV
- a CDS encoding helix-hairpin-helix domain-containing protein — protein: MSRNDEVAARLEEFADRLEATGVEYKPTAYRRAAENVREHTAPVEDLAADGEAAVAEIDRVGDAIAAKIVEYVETGEIEELESLREELPVDIGALTAVEGVGPKTVGSLYEALEITTLDELEAAAEAEEIQTVSGFGAKTETNILENIPFAREARKRTRLGDARPVADAALSHLDAVDAVASVEVCGSIRRWKATIGDIDILVASEAREPIVEAFTDWPEADATIEAGTGKASVRANGTRVDLRIVDPDEFGAALQYFTGSRAHNVAVRNRAIDRGLKLNEYGLFDVSEVDEAAAEPDAADADSRRVGERVAGATEDGVYEALDMAPVPPELREDTGEVAAAAAGDLPDLVEMSDLHGDLHTHTDWSDGGFSIAEMIEAAAARGDDLYAITDHAAGPGVVANTGLDEAEIADQAEAVAAAARQIDGAVAFGDVQDAGEPADAADADLVVCHGIEANIDAEGAVTTDDETLAALDVVVASPHSALGQDSAAATERLIRAVEHPHVDVLGHPTGRLINSRPGLDPDVTAVVEAAAAAGTAIEVNANPARLDADGDAVRAAVDAGASIAINTDAHAPRELGYARYGVHTARRGWAEVADVLNARSVADLAAFLRE
- a CDS encoding Mut7-C RNAse domain-containing protein gives rise to the protein MPPNDDGVDARGDELVDESARPESARDAAAPDPPRVLVDVMCGSLATHLRMCGYDAAYALDRGIEADDRLLALAADEGRLLLTRDRELASRADGDGSGAVLLTERDVLDQLREVAAAGLPVELAATPTRCGDCNGPVERVGEGGVAVPPGARPDYVPDDVGAAPASDGDAEPRPAWRCRDCGRWFWKGGHWESVAARLDDL
- a CDS encoding DUF2892 domain-containing protein, with translation MQKNVGGYDRSVRFVLGPILILVGIAAFGGFVTLSAGTLGLVLAGAAVVVGAVFTATATTQKCPLNAAIGMNTYKERLGGQSPPEETKPSAK
- a CDS encoding class I SAM-dependent methyltransferase; translated protein: MRRFSAEYLEHTRRGMWNDDREALDGLELADRRRVLDAGCGTGELTRVIDAETPPDATVVGVDADPTLLGVAREETGLPYAVGDATRLPVPDDAVDLAVCQALLINLPDPTAAVREFARVSSGLVAAVEPDNADVTVTSTVDAEERLEREARAAYLEGVDTDVALGDRVREAFAAAGLKGIQTRRYVHEKRVAAPYAEPALTAAARKASGAGLADNREELIAATSESAYDDLRRRWRAMGRDVVAAIDDESYERVERVPFDVTVGRVETEA
- a CDS encoding deoxyribonuclease IV; this encodes MSLKVGAHVSIAGGVDNAVENQVEVGGNCGQIFTHSPQVWQDPNIGDEEAERFREGTERDLDGPWVIHTSYLVNLCTPKDGLREKSLDSMQKEVDAAAKLDIPYVNVHLGAHTGAGVEGGLDNAASVIDDIDVPEGVTILIESDAGAGTKLGGEFEHLAGIIDRTETDIDVCVDTAHAFAAGYDLSTPEAVDETLAEFDDVVGLEHLAYVHLNDSKHACGTHKDEHAHIGEGHIGEAGMERFLNHPALADVPLALETPTEDGKSFAWNIDRVRELRAD
- a CDS encoding biotin/lipoate A/B protein ligase family protein produces the protein MTAPAGDWRLIREESRPGPMQMALDEVAAETAAAGGPATVRTYRWEPSCLTLGYRQDPATVDWGFCEREGIDVTRRQTGGGGIYHDAHGDVAYSIAVPAADVPGALMDCYHRLCEPVLDAFERLGVDADYVDTAVPELYHPACYLRELHPAHDVVAGDAGEPDARRKIAGNAQYRKRDAVIQHGSLSFSVTPERHLGTFADPPVTPAAFRDRVVGIDELAAVDRADAVAALEAALAAWVVGDGEATDLDRDGSWTEAELARAEELVETKYRADEWVRTRPGASD